CAGGCCAGTGTCCGAGACATCGGCCGGACCGGTATCGGTCACGGTGTCCGCGGTCACGACCGTCGCGTACTCCTCGACCGCCGTGTCCGGCGCCCCGCCGGCGGGCGGCGTGGCCTCGGCGGCCGGCGATTCGTCGCCGAGGAGCGGCGCGGGACGGCTCTGCGACGCGTCGTCGCGGATCGTGAACAGCGGCTCGTCGGCGTCGGCGGCCGAGCGGCGGCCCGAACGGAGCGCATCGGCCAGCAGGATCAGCAGACCGATCGCGCAGACGACGATGCAGGCCACCGCGAGCCAGAAATTACTCGTGATCAAGGCCACCACGAGGAGGCCGAAGCCGACCAGCGTCGCGGCCAGTGCCAAGGTCAGCATCGACAGCCTCTTATCAACTCGTCCAACGACTCGCCCGGGGTGAGATCAGCCCTGCGGGTAGCCGGTCTCCTGACCGTAGCCCTGCTCCACCGGCGCCGCGCTGCCGCGCTGCTGCAGCTCCTCGAGCTGCGACTCCAGGTAGGTCTTCAGGCGGGTACGGTACTCGCGCTCGTAGGTCTTCAGCTGCTCGATGCGACCTTCCAGCACGGTGCGCTGCTGGTTGATGGTCGACATGATCTCCGAGTGCTTCTGCTCGGCGTCGCGCTGCAGGAAGTCGGCGCGCTCCTGCGCCTGACGGACCTGGGTCTCGGCGCGGGTCTGCGCATCGGCCAGCAGCGCCTCGGCGCGCTGGCGCGAGTCGGCCAGGGTGGCGTCGGCGGTGGCCTGCGCCTCGTTGACCATCGCGTCGCTGCGGTGGCGCGCGTCGGCGAGCAGGGCCTCGGCCTCGCTGCGGGCGCTGCCGGTGACGCGGTCGGCGGTGTCCTGGGCCAGCGCGAGCACGCGGGCGGCGCGGACGCTGGCGTCCTCGTCGAGCACCGGCTGCGGCGCGGGCGCCTGCTGCGGGGCCGGCTCGGGCGCGGCCTGGACCGGGACCGCGGCGGTCTCGGCCGGCGCGGCGGCGGCGAAGACCTGGGTGCGGTCGGCGCCTCCGGCGCGCGCGGCGTTCAGCTCGGACTCCAGATCGGCGTTGCGCTGACGCAACTCGGAGTTCTCGTCGAGCAGGCGTGCCAGCTCGGCCTCGACGAAGTCGAGGAACTGATCCACCTCGTCCTCGTTGTAGCCGCGCTTCCCGATCGGCGGTTTGCTGAACGCGACATTGTGCACATCAGCTGGTGTCAGCCGCATTTCGGTTTCCCCTTTGGTCGTCGAGTGAGTCCGTCGAGCACGCACCGCTGCGCGCTCGATCGCCGGCGACAGGCCGGTCGCAGTTCTATTAATACCAGTAGCACTGCGTAACTAGCGTGTCATCTTGTCACATCCGGACCAAGTTCTGTTGCTCGGCTGCGTCCTGTTCGCAACCAAAACTCCGCCCGGCCGTGTTCCACGACGGTCCCGTCGGCCGACCCGGTCGCCTTCACCGACATGCCCCTGACCAGCGATTACTCCGGGCGTGTCGCTGCGCGGGCCGCTACAGGACCGTCGCGTAGGTGCGCGAGATGCTCATCCCGATCGATACCACAATCAACACCAGAAACAACGACAAATCCAGTCGCACTGATCCCAAATCCACCGGCTTGAGGA
The nucleotide sequence above comes from Gordonia sp. PP30. Encoded proteins:
- a CDS encoding DivIVA domain-containing protein gives rise to the protein MRLTPADVHNVAFSKPPIGKRGYNEDEVDQFLDFVEAELARLLDENSELRQRNADLESELNAARAGGADRTQVFAAAAPAETAAVPVQAAPEPAPQQAPAPQPVLDEDASVRAARVLALAQDTADRVTGSARSEAEALLADARHRSDAMVNEAQATADATLADSRQRAEALLADAQTRAETQVRQAQERADFLQRDAEQKHSEIMSTINQQRTVLEGRIEQLKTYEREYRTRLKTYLESQLEELQQRGSAAPVEQGYGQETGYPQG